A window of the Mesorhizobium opportunistum WSM2075 genome harbors these coding sequences:
- a CDS encoding nuclear transport factor 2 family protein, with amino-acid sequence MTREIIIDLATAKLSGQTAEIMRRYNDVFQRHDPSALNDLVAQDCVIENTTPAPDGARRAGKAACVELWSAIATGPGTRFDIEETFVAGDRATIRWRYWMADGHSVRGVNLMRVADGRIVEAMGYVKG; translated from the coding sequence ATGACCAGGGAAATCATCATCGACCTCGCCACGGCAAAGCTCTCTGGCCAAACAGCCGAAATCATGCGGCGTTACAACGACGTGTTCCAGCGTCACGATCCATCGGCGCTCAACGACCTGGTGGCGCAGGACTGCGTGATCGAGAACACCACCCCGGCGCCGGACGGCGCCCGCCGCGCCGGCAAAGCCGCCTGTGTCGAACTGTGGTCGGCGATCGCCACCGGACCCGGCACGCGCTTCGACATCGAAGAGACTTTCGTGGCCGGCGACCGTGCCACGATCCGCTGGCGCTACTGGATGGCCGACGGCCATTCGGTGCGCGGCGTCAACCTCATGCGCGTCGCCGACGGACGGATCGTCGAGGCGATGGGCTATGTAAAGGGATAG
- the betI gene encoding choline-binding transcriptional repressor BetI has translation MSTWIRHAWIEPVKLKRLGDIRRKELRQAAFAVLEREGIAGATLEKVAAHAGASKGIVLHYFRNKQELFEHAMREANAVLRDAVVTRLRQARTPMERLDAVIDGNFEEHLFRPPLCHAWLSLCAEVPRDEKLARIQRVLHARMRSNLLSGLRGLAPPGDADDIALGVTALIDGLWLRLGLQPGSISREQAIRQVRDLVAARLAMHQPAAVGA, from the coding sequence ATGTCAACGTGGATTCGCCATGCATGGATCGAACCCGTGAAACTCAAGCGTCTCGGCGACATACGCCGCAAGGAATTGCGGCAGGCAGCCTTCGCCGTGCTGGAGCGCGAAGGCATTGCAGGTGCCACGCTGGAAAAGGTTGCCGCCCACGCAGGCGCCTCCAAGGGCATCGTGCTGCACTACTTCCGCAACAAGCAGGAACTGTTCGAGCATGCCATGCGCGAGGCCAATGCCGTCCTGCGCGACGCGGTGGTCACCCGGCTGCGCCAGGCGCGGACGCCGATGGAGCGCCTCGATGCCGTGATCGACGGCAATTTCGAGGAGCACCTGTTCCGGCCACCGCTATGCCATGCCTGGCTTTCGCTTTGCGCCGAGGTCCCGCGCGACGAGAAGCTGGCGCGCATCCAGAGGGTGCTTCACGCCCGCATGCGCTCGAACCTGTTGTCCGGCCTGCGCGGCCTAGCCCCGCCTGGAGATGCGGACGACATCGCGCTTGGCGTCACCGCGCTGATCGACGGGCTTTGGCTGCGGCTCGGCCTGCAACCGGGCAGCATCTCGCGCGAACAGGCGATCCGCCAGGTCAGGGATCTTGTCGCCGCGCGACTGGCCATGCACCAGCCTGCGGCCGTCGGCGCGTAA
- the choX gene encoding choline ABC transporter substrate-binding protein has product MLRILANGVCLAALALASQAAQAAEAEECRTVRMAEPGWNDLAFTTGVANVLLQALGYQPQSEVLGINVIYEGMKNRDLDLFLGYWDPAMVTYYEPYKKDGSIENVRVNLVGAKYTFAVPTYVWEAGVKDIADLHKFADKFGKKMYGIEPGSNQLMMDAIADPSFGLDGWHVVESSEAGMLSEVGYEIKEKQFIVFQGWAPHPMNTMYDFKYLTGGDKFFGPNFGAATVTTQVRKGYLDQCPNVAQFLKNLAFDIDFENVGMGYLINDGMKPEDGALKAVTLNKSRLDAWLAGVTTFDGKPGLAAVKEKLGL; this is encoded by the coding sequence ATGTTGCGCATCCTTGCAAATGGCGTGTGTCTTGCCGCGTTGGCGCTGGCGTCTCAGGCAGCCCAGGCGGCAGAAGCGGAGGAGTGCAGGACGGTCCGCATGGCCGAACCGGGCTGGAATGATCTTGCCTTCACCACGGGCGTGGCCAACGTCCTGCTGCAAGCGCTCGGCTATCAGCCGCAAAGCGAGGTGCTTGGCATCAACGTCATCTACGAAGGCATGAAGAACAGGGATCTCGACCTGTTCCTCGGCTATTGGGACCCGGCGATGGTCACTTACTACGAGCCCTATAAGAAGGATGGCTCGATCGAGAATGTGCGCGTCAATCTCGTCGGCGCCAAATACACCTTCGCCGTGCCGACCTATGTCTGGGAGGCCGGCGTCAAGGACATTGCCGACCTGCACAAGTTCGCCGACAAGTTCGGCAAGAAGATGTACGGCATCGAGCCCGGCTCCAACCAATTGATGATGGACGCCATCGCCGATCCGAGCTTTGGCCTCGATGGCTGGCACGTGGTCGAGTCCAGCGAGGCCGGCATGCTCTCCGAGGTCGGCTACGAGATCAAGGAGAAGCAGTTCATCGTCTTCCAGGGTTGGGCGCCGCATCCGATGAACACCATGTACGATTTCAAGTATCTGACCGGCGGCGACAAGTTCTTCGGCCCGAATTTCGGTGCCGCCACGGTGACGACGCAGGTGCGCAAGGGCTATCTCGATCAGTGCCCGAACGTCGCGCAATTCTTGAAAAATCTCGCCTTCGACATCGATTTCGAGAATGTCGGCATGGGCTACCTGATCAATGACGGCATGAAGCCGGAGGATGGGGCGCTGAAGGCGGTCACGCTGAATAAGAGCCGCCTCGATGCCTGGCTCGCCGGCGTCACCACTTTCGACGGCAAGCCCGGCCTTGCCGCGGTCAAGGAAAAGCTCGGCCTGTGA
- a CDS encoding OsmC family protein, giving the protein MTIREASAKWQGTLKEGSGRLRLGSGVFEGAYSFPSRFENGPGTNPEELIAAAHAGCFSMTLSAVLGSEGHTAQTIHTTAKVHLGATAAGPTITHIELKTGASVAGLGADDFERLAQSAKAGCLVSRALAGVATITLKATLVDAAIDHGTKGANQ; this is encoded by the coding sequence ATGACAATTCGTGAAGCTTCGGCCAAATGGCAAGGCACGCTGAAGGAAGGTTCGGGCCGGTTGCGGCTCGGCAGCGGTGTCTTCGAAGGCGCCTATTCCTTTCCGTCGCGTTTCGAGAACGGTCCAGGCACCAACCCGGAGGAGCTGATCGCCGCGGCGCATGCCGGCTGCTTCTCGATGACACTGAGCGCCGTCCTCGGCAGCGAGGGCCACACGGCCCAAACTATCCACACGACAGCCAAGGTGCATCTCGGCGCGACCGCGGCCGGACCGACGATCACCCATATCGAACTCAAGACTGGGGCAAGTGTCGCCGGGCTGGGCGCGGACGATTTCGAGAGGCTGGCGCAGTCGGCCAAGGCAGGCTGCCTGGTCTCCCGGGCACTGGCAGGTGTCGCCACGATCACGCTGAAGGCGACCCTCGTCGACGCCGCCATCGATCACGGAACGAAAGGAGCCAACCAATGA
- a CDS encoding alpha/beta fold hydrolase yields MRSAALDALPDAGAEQDAWAGRKRLVDVGDLEIAYVEIAGAEPPLLLVHGFTDTSRSFSLLAPHLAGRRLIMPDLRGHGASQAGKGFGIAEFADDIAGLIGRLRLNRPVVVGHSLGAMVAIALAARHDALVGGLVVMAGTVKPGFSRDHALVAGVEALHDPISPADPFYAWWHACRPGVPQPFLAGLAKDASAMPAARWRAILEEIRRADLTDAAQTVRTQTLILAGAYDPLFGEAHQQALLRALPDAVLVRADACGHNPHWEEPAFVARAVGRTFGEA; encoded by the coding sequence GTGAGATCGGCCGCGCTGGATGCCTTGCCCGACGCTGGGGCCGAACAGGACGCCTGGGCCGGCCGCAAGCGATTGGTCGATGTTGGCGACCTCGAGATCGCCTATGTCGAGATCGCGGGCGCCGAGCCGCCGCTGCTTCTGGTGCACGGCTTCACCGACACCAGCCGCAGCTTTTCGCTTCTTGCGCCGCATCTGGCCGGCCGCCGGCTGATCATGCCCGACCTGCGCGGCCACGGTGCGTCGCAAGCGGGAAAAGGCTTCGGCATCGCCGAATTTGCCGATGATATCGCCGGCCTGATCGGGCGTTTGCGGCTCAACCGGCCCGTCGTCGTCGGCCATTCCCTGGGCGCCATGGTGGCCATCGCATTGGCCGCGCGACATGATGCGCTTGTCGGGGGACTGGTGGTCATGGCCGGCACGGTGAAGCCTGGTTTCTCGCGCGATCATGCGCTGGTCGCGGGCGTTGAGGCCTTGCATGACCCGATATCGCCGGCCGACCCGTTCTATGCCTGGTGGCATGCCTGCCGGCCCGGCGTGCCGCAGCCCTTTCTCGCCGGTCTTGCGAAAGACGCCTCGGCGATGCCTGCGGCGCGTTGGCGCGCCATCCTGGAAGAGATCCGCCGGGCCGACCTGACCGATGCGGCACAGACAGTTCGGACCCAAACGCTGATCCTAGCCGGCGCGTACGACCCGCTGTTCGGCGAGGCGCACCAGCAGGCGTTGCTCCGCGCGCTTCCTGATGCTGTCCTCGTGCGAGCCGACGCGTGTGGCCACAATCCGCATTGGGAGGAGCCGGCTTTTGTCGCCAGGGCCGTCGGCCGGACCTTCGGCGAAGCCTGA
- a CDS encoding TetR/AcrR family transcriptional regulator, whose protein sequence is MRRKMLDVAEVAFQARGYHASSLGDLMAAAGVSGGALHHHFPTKKALALAVIEERVAAAVEETWIVPVKAAASVREGVRLVFEAVAAELEQQGFVRGCPLNNLAHELSLADPEFRTALAGIFSGWRQAIADKIRADQQAGRELGIDPQRFAALVIATYSGAMSMAKTAQDVGPLRDCLAALEWDASQAESSQGETSQGETGARRRRRVLRRYGTS, encoded by the coding sequence ATGCGCCGGAAAATGCTCGATGTCGCCGAGGTCGCGTTCCAGGCGCGCGGCTATCACGCGTCCAGCCTCGGCGATCTGATGGCGGCGGCAGGGGTCAGCGGCGGTGCGCTGCATCACCATTTCCCGACCAAGAAGGCGCTGGCGCTGGCGGTGATCGAGGAGCGCGTGGCAGCCGCGGTCGAAGAGACATGGATCGTGCCGGTCAAGGCTGCGGCCTCAGTGCGCGAGGGCGTGCGCCTCGTCTTCGAGGCTGTGGCGGCCGAACTGGAACAGCAGGGTTTCGTGCGCGGCTGCCCGCTCAACAACCTGGCGCACGAACTGTCTCTTGCCGATCCGGAGTTCCGCACCGCCCTTGCCGGCATCTTTTCGGGATGGCGGCAGGCGATCGCCGACAAGATCAGGGCCGACCAGCAAGCGGGCAGGGAGCTGGGCATCGATCCCCAGCGCTTTGCGGCGCTGGTGATCGCCACCTACTCGGGCGCCATGTCGATGGCCAAGACGGCGCAGGACGTCGGCCCGTTGCGCGATTGCCTGGCGGCGTTGGAGTGGGACGCCTCCCAGGCCGAGTCGTCCCAGGGCGAGACGTCCCAGGGCGAGACGGGAGCGAGGCGGCGTCGCAGGGTGCTGCGGCGGTACGGAACCTCGTGA
- a CDS encoding CsbD family protein, translating to MVNKDQVAGVAKQVKGSVKEAAGKATGNRQTQARGMADKATGKVQKAYGDMKEKIKKAL from the coding sequence ATGGTGAACAAGGATCAGGTCGCAGGCGTGGCCAAGCAGGTCAAGGGTTCGGTCAAGGAAGCCGCCGGCAAGGCGACCGGCAACAGGCAGACCCAGGCCAGAGGCATGGCCGACAAGGCCACCGGCAAGGTGCAGAAGGCCTACGGCGACATGAAGGAAAAAATCAAGAAGGCGCTCTGA
- a CDS encoding SDR family NAD(P)-dependent oxidoreductase, translating to MTSSNSPLLGKVALVTGASSGIGEATAAALAAAGAKVAVAARRADRLDMLVGRIEKAGGKALAIEADIAKGGDITAMVDKIVSEWGRLDILVNNAGVMLLSPADEADLDDWRRMIELNLIGLMAATKAALPHLKAAKGHVVNVSSVAGRVANPGASAYAATKFGVVAFSESLRREVYVDKVRVTVIEPGLVRTELGDHITNPAMKAGLDQRLATLEALTADDIANAILYAVSQPPRVNINEILIRPTDQER from the coding sequence ATGACATCCTCTAATTCCCCTCTCCTGGGCAAGGTCGCGCTCGTCACTGGGGCCTCGTCGGGCATCGGCGAAGCGACCGCGGCGGCACTTGCCGCCGCCGGCGCCAAGGTGGCGGTCGCCGCCCGCCGCGCCGATCGCCTCGACATGCTGGTTGGCCGCATCGAGAAGGCTGGCGGCAAGGCGCTCGCCATCGAAGCTGACATCGCCAAGGGCGGCGACATCACCGCCATGGTCGACAAGATTGTCTCCGAATGGGGCCGGCTCGACATTCTCGTCAACAATGCCGGCGTCATGCTGCTGTCGCCGGCGGACGAAGCCGACCTCGATGATTGGCGCCGCATGATCGAGCTCAATCTGATCGGCCTGATGGCCGCCACCAAGGCGGCGCTGCCGCACCTCAAGGCTGCCAAAGGCCATGTCGTCAACGTATCCTCGGTCGCCGGACGCGTCGCCAATCCGGGTGCCAGCGCCTACGCGGCAACCAAGTTTGGTGTCGTCGCCTTCTCGGAATCGCTGCGCCGCGAGGTCTATGTCGACAAGGTGCGCGTCACCGTCATCGAGCCCGGCCTGGTGCGCACCGAGCTTGGCGACCATATCACCAATCCCGCCATGAAGGCCGGCCTCGACCAGCGCCTCGCCACCCTGGAAGCGCTGACCGCCGACGATATTGCGAACGCCATCCTCTACGCCGTCAGCCAGCCACCGCGCGTCAACATCAACGAAATCCTTATCCGCCCGACCGATCAGGAGCGCTGA
- a CDS encoding cold-shock protein, translated as MSTGTVKWFNATKGFGFIQPDDGSADVFVHISAVERAGMRDIVEGQKVGYEMVRDNKSGKMSADQLKAA; from the coding sequence ATGAGCACCGGCACAGTTAAATGGTTCAACGCCACCAAAGGTTTTGGTTTTATTCAGCCTGACGACGGCTCGGCCGACGTTTTCGTCCACATCTCGGCCGTAGAGCGCGCCGGCATGCGCGACATCGTCGAGGGCCAGAAGGTTGGCTACGAGATGGTCCGCGACAACAAGTCGGGCAAGATGTCCGCCGACCAGTTGAAGGCGGCCTGA
- a CDS encoding NIPSNAP family protein — protein MDLPLNAKSELAACASPVVELRQYTLKSGQRDTLIDLFDSKFIEGQEDAGMTIIGQFRDLDRPDMFVWLRGFDDMETRKDALTAFYGGPVWAEHRDAANATMIDSDDVLLLKPAWPSAGFDLSGLQRPAAAEAGKPNPQSALDTLVEISIHHLRPGTETGFAGHFRTEAAPQLAANGARLLGAFMTERAENTFSRLPVRTGENVFLSVTGFESEDAHAQCQTTLAASLGWQAFQRAVEPRLSKPTDVLRLSPTGRSLLGTSAIA, from the coding sequence ATGGACCTGCCCCTCAATGCCAAGTCGGAGCTTGCGGCATGCGCGTCGCCCGTCGTCGAATTGCGGCAATACACGTTGAAATCGGGCCAGCGCGACACACTCATCGACCTCTTCGACAGCAAGTTCATCGAGGGCCAGGAAGACGCCGGGATGACCATTATCGGCCAGTTCAGGGATCTCGACCGTCCCGACATGTTCGTCTGGCTGCGCGGCTTCGACGATATGGAGACTAGGAAAGACGCGCTGACGGCCTTCTATGGCGGCCCGGTCTGGGCCGAACATCGGGACGCCGCTAACGCCACGATGATCGATTCAGACGACGTTCTGCTTTTGAAGCCGGCATGGCCGAGCGCGGGTTTCGATCTGTCGGGGTTGCAAAGGCCAGCCGCGGCGGAAGCCGGAAAACCAAACCCGCAAAGCGCTTTAGATACCCTCGTTGAGATTTCGATTCATCATTTGCGGCCAGGCACCGAAACCGGCTTCGCTGGGCACTTTCGAACAGAGGCCGCCCCGCAGCTTGCCGCGAACGGCGCGCGCCTGCTCGGGGCGTTCATGACGGAGCGCGCCGAAAACACGTTTTCACGCCTGCCGGTTCGAACCGGCGAAAATGTTTTCCTGTCCGTCACCGGCTTCGAAAGCGAGGATGCCCACGCGCAATGCCAGACGACGCTTGCAGCCTCGCTCGGCTGGCAGGCTTTTCAGCGGGCCGTGGAACCGAGACTGTCAAAGCCGACGGACGTGCTGCGGCTTTCGCCAACCGGGCGATCGCTACTCGGCACATCAGCGATTGCTTAA
- a CDS encoding zinc-dependent alcohol dehydrogenase family protein, which produces MRDEPRPEPGPHEIMVRVRAASLNRRDTMILNGTYPLTPRRGIVPLSDGAGEIVPIGNEVTRFAVGDRVTGSYFARWIDGRINAGLIDQLGCTLDGMLAEYAVLDEQWAVRLPDHLDWHEAATLTCAGVTAWNAVTGAGMPKPGQWVLVIGSGGVSLFALQFAKLLGCRVAAVTSRGAKADRLRALGADLVISTSEMAEWGATVRDQTGGIDLIVETGGPATFAQSLIASTLYGHIVLLTLQDARGRSIEMPAALYQRSLTTISRLFVGSRTNLEAMLRAVSQHGLRPVIDKSFAFAEAGDAYRYFQQGDVFGKVTIDGA; this is translated from the coding sequence ATGCGCGACGAGCCTCGGCCGGAGCCAGGACCTCATGAAATCATGGTGCGCGTTCGCGCCGCCTCGCTTAACCGGCGCGACACGATGATCCTCAACGGCACCTATCCGCTGACGCCGCGCCGGGGCATCGTGCCTCTGAGCGATGGCGCCGGTGAAATTGTCCCCATCGGCAATGAAGTCACTCGCTTCGCCGTCGGCGACCGCGTCACCGGCAGCTATTTCGCACGCTGGATCGACGGCCGCATAAACGCCGGTCTCATCGACCAGCTCGGCTGCACGCTTGACGGTATGCTGGCCGAATATGCCGTCCTCGACGAACAATGGGCCGTACGCCTGCCCGATCATCTCGACTGGCACGAAGCGGCGACCCTGACCTGCGCCGGCGTCACCGCCTGGAATGCAGTGACGGGCGCCGGGATGCCGAAGCCTGGCCAGTGGGTTCTGGTCATCGGCTCCGGTGGCGTCTCGCTGTTTGCGCTGCAGTTCGCCAAGCTGCTCGGCTGCCGCGTCGCGGCTGTCACCTCGCGCGGCGCGAAGGCCGACAGGCTGCGGGCGCTGGGCGCCGATCTTGTGATCTCGACATCGGAGATGGCCGAATGGGGTGCGACGGTCCGAGACCAGACCGGCGGCATCGACCTTATCGTTGAAACCGGCGGCCCGGCGACATTCGCGCAATCGCTGATCGCAAGCACACTCTACGGGCACATCGTGCTGCTGACGCTGCAGGATGCACGAGGCAGATCGATCGAAATGCCCGCGGCCCTCTACCAGCGCAGCCTCACAACCATCAGCCGCCTTTTCGTCGGCAGCCGGACCAACCTCGAGGCCATGCTGCGCGCGGTCTCGCAGCACGGGTTGCGGCCGGTCATCGACAAGAGCTTTGCCTTTGCCGAGGCCGGCGACGCGTACCGTTATTTCCAGCAAGGCGACGTCTTCGGGAAGGTCACCATCGACGGCGCCTGA
- a CDS encoding LysE family translocator gives MSIEFLLTSLIVVASPGTGVLYTLSAGLSRGARASIIAAFGCTLGIIPHMAAAITGLAALLHTSAVAFETLKYLGVAYLLYMAWNTLKEKGGLSVEDNVAPRSAGKVIATGILVNVLNPKLSIFFFAFLPQFVSATEPNALSKMLELSSVFMLLTFVVFVGYGIFAASIRSHVVSRPMVLTWMRRTFAGAFVMLGAKLALADR, from the coding sequence GTGAGCATCGAATTCCTGTTGACGTCGCTGATCGTCGTGGCTTCGCCCGGCACCGGCGTTCTCTACACGCTGAGTGCCGGACTTTCGCGCGGTGCGCGGGCCTCGATCATTGCCGCCTTCGGCTGCACGCTCGGCATCATCCCGCACATGGCCGCCGCCATCACCGGCCTCGCGGCGCTGCTGCACACCAGCGCGGTCGCCTTCGAGACGCTGAAATATCTCGGCGTCGCCTATCTGCTCTACATGGCCTGGAACACGCTGAAGGAGAAGGGTGGCCTGAGCGTCGAGGACAATGTCGCGCCGCGCTCGGCCGGCAAGGTGATCGCCACCGGCATTCTCGTCAACGTGCTCAACCCGAAACTGTCGATCTTCTTCTTCGCCTTCCTGCCGCAATTCGTTAGCGCCACCGAACCCAACGCGCTGTCGAAGATGCTGGAGCTCAGCTCCGTCTTCATGCTTTTGACCTTCGTGGTCTTCGTCGGCTACGGCATCTTCGCCGCCTCGATCCGCAGCCATGTCGTGTCGCGGCCCATGGTGCTGACCTGGATGCGTCGCACCTTCGCCGGCGCCTTCGTTATGCTCGGTGCAAAGCTGGCGCTGGCCGATCGGTAG
- a CDS encoding YkgJ family cysteine cluster protein, whose amino-acid sequence MPRDADHDLAALAPRGSRVPAFDCQSCGACCSYSAEWPRFSTEDDAQLDRIPEKYIAADLSGMRCDGVRCSALSGEVGKATACGIYDVRPDVCRACMPGDAECLMARREHGLPIF is encoded by the coding sequence TTGCCGCGCGACGCCGATCATGACCTTGCCGCGCTCGCACCGCGCGGCTCGCGGGTGCCTGCCTTCGACTGCCAGAGCTGCGGCGCCTGCTGCTCCTACTCGGCCGAATGGCCGCGTTTTTCCACCGAGGATGACGCGCAGCTCGACCGCATCCCGGAAAAATATATAGCGGCTGACCTGTCCGGCATGCGCTGCGACGGCGTGCGCTGCTCGGCCCTGTCCGGCGAAGTCGGCAAGGCGACGGCTTGCGGCATCTACGATGTCCGGCCAGACGTCTGCCGCGCCTGCATGCCCGGCGACGCGGAGTGCCTGATGGCGCGCCGCGAACACGGATTGCCGATCTTCTAG
- a CDS encoding metallophosphoesterase: MMNRLSPLSRRRFLVGTAGLAAAGVLSRSALGQTGQRIQPIDATFLFIADIHACRMASGLSPNCQQEGKTDAALLRNVAALNAIGDKDWPAEIDGVATGLRSAGSRIGTPLGLVVGGDITDDGGGQITQPSEGTQLLQFSQRYQQGVGPDRVHMPVYVGLGNHDLDQNGPPHHVDWYRREMRDYVEVNHRAGVFFKPPAPATSYDVDTDCYSWDWGGLHLVQTHRFAGDTGHGAESSLPWLKQDLATYAADGRPVILFQHYGWDTFSIERWDAVKRTYEDDGAGAPHWWGEADRQALLAALKGYNVVAIFHGHQHATPLIYHRDGLDLFKPKAAYMGGFAVARVTSDGMDVALGEAIDDHGEVAFTNAFSKGWST; encoded by the coding sequence ATGATGAATCGCCTTTCGCCGCTTTCACGACGCCGCTTTCTGGTGGGGACCGCCGGTCTTGCCGCAGCTGGCGTGCTGTCACGATCGGCGCTCGGTCAGACCGGGCAACGCATCCAGCCCATCGACGCCACCTTCCTGTTCATCGCCGATATCCATGCCTGCCGCATGGCAAGCGGTTTGAGCCCCAACTGCCAGCAGGAAGGCAAGACCGACGCGGCACTGCTGCGCAATGTCGCGGCGCTGAACGCCATCGGCGACAAGGACTGGCCCGCCGAAATCGACGGCGTCGCCACCGGCCTGCGTTCGGCTGGCAGCCGCATCGGCACGCCGCTCGGTCTCGTCGTTGGCGGCGACATCACCGACGACGGCGGCGGCCAGATCACCCAGCCGAGCGAGGGCACGCAGCTCCTGCAGTTCAGCCAGCGCTACCAGCAAGGTGTCGGCCCCGATCGCGTTCACATGCCGGTCTATGTCGGTCTCGGCAATCATGATCTCGACCAGAACGGGCCGCCGCACCATGTCGACTGGTATCGGCGCGAAATGCGCGACTATGTCGAGGTCAACCACCGTGCCGGCGTCTTCTTCAAGCCGCCCGCGCCGGCCACCAGCTACGATGTCGACACCGACTGCTATTCCTGGGACTGGGGCGGCCTGCATCTCGTCCAGACCCATCGTTTCGCCGGTGACACCGGCCACGGCGCCGAAAGCAGCCTGCCATGGCTGAAGCAGGATCTGGCGACCTACGCGGCGGACGGTCGCCCCGTCATCCTGTTCCAGCACTATGGCTGGGACACGTTCTCGATCGAGCGTTGGGATGCCGTCAAGAGAACCTACGAAGATGACGGCGCCGGCGCGCCGCACTGGTGGGGCGAAGCCGACAGGCAGGCGCTGCTGGCGGCGCTGAAGGGCTACAATGTCGTTGCCATCTTCCACGGCCACCAGCACGCCACGCCGCTGATCTATCACCGCGACGGGCTCGACCTGTTCAAGCCGAAGGCCGCCTATATGGGCGGTTTCGCCGTCGCCAGGGTGACCAGCGACGGCATGGACGTCGCGCTTGGCGAGGCGATCGATGACCATGGCGAGGTCGCTTTCACCAACGCCTTCAGCAAAGGCTGGAGCACATGA
- a CDS encoding glutathione S-transferase family protein, giving the protein MAEFTLYIGNKCFSSWSLRPWLAMRHLDIPFKEGFVRLRTPETAANLAKVSPTGQVPVLNHSGRIVWETLAILEYLADLYPQKKLWPDDLGARALARSVATEMHSGFREVRYGWPMNLRRPKVHKPLDAEGEAQRARIEALWRECREKYGKGGPFLFGHFTAADAMYAPVVTRFDTYGGVLAPDTRAYVEAVLATPAMRHWYAEAAKEMWPEPGPDE; this is encoded by the coding sequence ATGGCGGAATTCACGCTCTACATCGGCAACAAATGCTTCTCCTCATGGTCGCTGCGGCCATGGCTGGCGATGAGGCATCTGGATATCCCGTTCAAGGAAGGTTTTGTGCGGCTGCGTACGCCGGAGACCGCCGCCAATCTGGCGAAAGTGTCGCCAACCGGTCAGGTCCCGGTTTTGAATCACAGCGGAAGGATCGTCTGGGAAACCCTTGCCATCCTTGAATATCTTGCAGACCTCTACCCGCAGAAAAAACTCTGGCCGGACGACCTTGGCGCCCGCGCGCTGGCGCGCTCGGTGGCGACCGAGATGCATTCCGGTTTTCGCGAGGTTCGCTACGGCTGGCCGATGAATTTGCGCCGGCCCAAGGTTCATAAGCCGCTCGACGCCGAAGGCGAGGCGCAACGCGCCCGCATCGAGGCGCTGTGGCGTGAGTGCCGCGAAAAATATGGCAAGGGCGGCCCGTTCCTGTTCGGCCATTTCACCGCGGCAGATGCCATGTATGCGCCGGTCGTCACCCGCTTCGACACCTATGGCGGCGTGCTGGCGCCCGACACCAGGGCCTATGTCGAGGCCGTGCTGGCAACGCCTGCGATGCGGCACTGGTATGCGGAAGCGGCGAAGGAAATGTGGCCGGAACCCGGGCCGGACGAATAA